One window from the genome of Zonotrichia leucophrys gambelii isolate GWCS_2022_RI chromosome 29, RI_Zleu_2.0, whole genome shotgun sequence encodes:
- the LOC135459165 gene encoding keratin, type II cytoskeletal 80-like yields the protein MTNPSSAFSSGSLCSGEAAARMSRGRAAGSPSPERRSPDGGTSDGPGSLGSDGHGSPGSGSPGSLRCSPFPGMGRLPPPVRLDIDTEFQAVRQQEKEDIKVLNNQFVTLIEKVQSLEQQNKILTTRWNFLKDQDNSHSDSDIKAIYEQYVSKMNQEMKALNFEQENLESELAKVLSTMDAFRSKYEDEIRLCSGMEFTFMELKKDLDVSTLHRTELEVKLKGLQELLELKKTIYEQELEELLTEIKDISVVLGIDSCSRPDLGRIVEDVRAQYEALALRSWEEAEALTRRKLTDSSSQPGSFGGHLLDSRREIADLNIRIQKLRSCIVSQKSQCLYLEEHIREAGEQGEGTLRDAKAKVAGLEEALQRSREHMAHLVREYQELMNIKLALDVEILTYRKLVEGEENSMEQPIPTIISAVHSRPRPLSASTLRNSRLFARGSGEPSGGGPGRDPDTAGAADTGTRPKLSAGAPGECS from the exons atgaccaaccccagctctgccttctccagcGGCTCGCTGTGCtccggggaggcggcggcgaggatgagccggggccgggccgccgGGAGCCCGAGCCCGGAGCGCCGCAGCCCCGACGGCGGCACCAGCGACGGGCCCGGCTCGCTGGGCAGCGACGGGCACGGCTCCCCGGGCagcggctccccgggcagcctgCGCTGCTCGCCCTTCCCCGGCATGGGCCGGCTGCCGCCCCCCGTGCGCCTGGACATCGACACCGAGTTCCAGGCCGTGcggcagcaggagaaggaggacaTCAAAGTGCTCAACAACCAGTTCGTGACCCTCATCGAGAAG GTccagagcttggagcagcagAACAAGATCCTGACAaccaggtggaacttcctgaaGGACCAGGACAATTCCCACTCTGACTCGGACATCAAGGCCATCTATGAGCAGTATGTGAGCAAAATGAACCAGGAGATGAAGGCGCTCAACTTCGAGCAGGAGAACCTGGAGTCGGAGCTGGCGAAGGTGCTGAGCACCATGGATGCCTTCCGGAGCAA GTACGAGGATGAAATTCGCCTCTGCAGCGGGATGGAATTCACCTTCATGGAGCTCAAAAAG GATTTGGATGTGAGCACCTTGCACCGCACGGAGCTGGAGGTGAAGCTCaaagggctccaggagctgctggagctgaagaAAACCATCTATGAGCAG gagctggaggagctgctgacagaAATCAAGGACATCTCCGTGGTGCTGGGGATCGACAGCTGCTCCCGGCCGGACCTGGGCAGGATCGTGGAGGACGTCAGGGCCCAGTACGAGGCTCTGGCCCTGCGCAGCTGGGAGGAGGCCGAGGCACTCACCCGGAGGAAG CTCACcgacagcagctcccagcccggcTCCTTCGGGGGGCACCTCCTGGACAGCCGGAGGGAAATCGCGGATCTGAACATCCGCATCCAGAAACTGCGCTCCTGCATCGTGTCCCAGAAGAGccag TGCCTGTACCTGGAGGAGCACATCCGCGAGGCTGGCGAGCAGGGCGAGGGGACCCTGAGGGACGCCAAGGCCAAGGTGGCCGGGCTGGAGGAGGCCCTGCAGCGCAGCAGGGAGCACATGGCTCACCTGGTCCGCGAGTACCAGGAGCTCATGAACATCAAACTGGCCCTGGACGTGGAGATCCTCACCTACAGGAAGCTCGTGGAAGGGGAGGAGAACAG catGGAGCAGCCCATCCCCACCATCATCAGCGCCGTCCACTCCCGGCCCAGGCCTC TTTCTGCCAGCACCCTGCGGAACTCGCGGCTCTTTGCGCGGGGCTCGGGGGAGCCcagcgggggcggccccgggagGGACCCGGACACTGCGGGAGCTGCGGACACCGGGACCCGGCCCAAGCTCAGCGCCGGGGCCCCCGGGGAGTGCTCCTAG